One stretch of Nicotiana tabacum cultivar K326 chromosome 18, ASM71507v2, whole genome shotgun sequence DNA includes these proteins:
- the LOC142172754 gene encoding uncharacterized protein LOC142172754 codes for MAPYKALYSRRCRSPIGWFEAGETNLLGPDVVQEAMDKVQLIRQRLLAAQSRQKSYADKRKRDLVFTIGDKVFLRVSPMKCVMRFGKRGKLSPRFIGPYEILDRVGTVAYRLALPPELSFIHPVFHVSMLRKCISDSSQVIEAPTIPLDEKLSYEEEPMAIVDRQIRKLRSREIVFVKALWRNHTVEEATWEIEDTMRVKYPHLFQSTGTYLS; via the coding sequence atggcaccgtacaAAGCATTGTATAGTAgaagatgtcgttctcctatcggatggtttgaagcTGGTGAGACTAACTTATTGGGACCCGACGTAGTACAAGAAGCTATGGACAAGGTCCAGTTGATCAGACAGAGATTGCTTGCAGCTCAAAGTAGACAAAAGTCTTATGCTgataagagaaaaagagattTAGTATTCACAATTGGGGACAAAGTGTTCCTACGAGTCTCCCCTATGAAATgtgtgatgcggtttgggaaaagaggcaagttgagccctaggtttaTAGGACCGTATGAGATATTAGACCGAGTGGGAACGGTGGCTTATCGTTTGGCACTTCCTCCTGAGTTGTCCTttattcatccagtgtttcacgtTTCAATGCTAAGAAAATGTATATCAGACTCATCTCAGGTGATTGAAGCACCGACTATACCACTCGATGAGAAGttgtcttacgaggaggagccaatggctattgTTGATAGACAAATAAGAAAACTGCGGTCAAGAGAAATCGTGTTCGTGAAAGCCTTATGGAGAAATCATACagttgaagaagctacttgggaaataGAAGACACTATGCGAGTCAAGTACCCCCATTTGTTTCAGTCTACAGGTACGTACTTGAGTTAA